In Saccharomyces paradoxus chromosome IV, complete sequence, the DNA window TCTAGCTCTTTGGCATTAGAGTGAACGGTAAGTTGCTTCGTAACACTTTCTAACCTTGCAAACAAAGTTTCTAGAAACCTATTATTGTTGATATTAAAGATATCCACTTCCTTTACGTTGTTGAAGTAATCGATAGAAGTCAATGCAGTGTCAgatatgataatatttttgatctttttaatatttccGTTAATGACAACACTGCTTAGAATAGGCAAAACTCTCCAATCAACGGTTTCAACTTCCTTTAAAACAGGCAAGTCTAATGATACAAAGGAAGTTAAGCTATCCAATTCCAGCTTTTGTAAAGACTCTAAATTGTAACCCTGAATCCTAAAAACGTGTTTGTTATTCTTGATAATAAGGTCCCCTTCTATCTCTTTTATTGATCCCAGATCAATAAGAGAGCCGCTAAAGTTACTTGATATTTCAATGTTTCCCACCACTTTCCAACATTTTGCTTGCAGTTCAATCAAATTGGCAGCATTCTCAATATGATATAAGCTTTTTTTACAGTCTTCAtctatttttgtttgttttgttgGAGAAATTGTCTCAAAGttagttttttcctttttgggGACTGTGGCATTAGTGTTGACCAACATAATGTTGTGATCTAGAATATTCAGTTCACCATTAGCTTCAAATGCAGTTGAAGGTTTAGTTAACTGCagaaataagaataaaaggCTTAGGATAGTGTTCAACTGGTTCAACATgttatccttttctttgtcaGTAA includes these proteins:
- the SPS2 gene encoding Sps2p (Protein expressed during sporulation~similar to YDR522C) translates to MVNKETKVITDKEKDNMLNQLNTILSLLFLFLQLTKPSTAFEANGELNILDHNIMLVNTNATVPKKEKTNFETISPTKQTKIDEDCKKSLYHIENAANLIELQAKCWKVVGNIEISSNFSGSLIDLGSIKEIEGDLIIKNNKHVFRIQGYNLESLQKLELDSLTSFVSLDLPVLKEVETVDWRVLPILSSVVINGNIKKIKNIIISDTALTSIDYFNNVKEVDIFNINNNRFLETLFARLESVTKQLTVHSNAKELELDLSNLYTVENMTIKDVSTIKVAKLSSVNSSLEFIENQFSSLELPLLAKVQGTLGLIDNKNLKKLNFSNVTDIQGGLMIANNTELAKIDFFPKLRQIGGAIYFEGSFEKIDLPELKLVKGSAYIKSSSDELNCEEFTTPKNGRSIIRGGKIECTSGMKSKMLNVDEEGNVLGKQETDNNDGKKEKGKNGAKSQGSSKKMENSAPKNTFIDAFKTSIYTVLTILFAIVF